The genomic stretch ATGCTCCGCAGGATGTGGGAACGGGGTATCAGCTACATCAAAAAGGCCTTTACCATCATATTCCTGTCCACCATATTCGTGTGGTTCACCACCTTTTTCGGCTGGACCGCCGACGGCTTCAGGATGCTGGCTGAGGACGAGCTGAATCTCAGCATACTGGCCCGCATAGGCTCCGCCGTCTGCTGGATATTCGCGCCCCTCGGGTGGGGCAACTGGCAGGCCGCCGTGGCTTCCATCACGGGCCTGGTGGCCAAGGAAAACATCGTGGGCACCCTGGGCATCCTCTACGGAGGCAGCGGAGATACTTACGGCACTATGGCAGCGTCCTTCACAGCCATCAGCGGCTTCAGCTTCCTGGCCTTCAATCTGCTGTGCGCTCCCTGCTTTGCCGCTATGGGCGCCATCAAGAGAGAGATGAACAGCCCCGGCTGGTTCTGGTTCGCCATCGGCTATCAGTGCGGCTTTGCCTGGTTGGTGGGCATGGTCATCTATCAGCTGGGAATGGCCTTCGCCGGGCACATGAACGTCATAGGCTTCGCAGCCGCCATAGCCATAGTCATATACGGACTGTATATGCTGGTGAAAAAGGAGAGGAAATATGCAACTGCTTAAAGAATTGCTGCCCACCCTGCTCCCCCTGGCCATACTGCTCCTGTGCGTGATACTGGCAGTCATCTCTGTGGTCAAGAACAAAAAGAAGGGCGGAGGCTGCGGCTGCGGCTGCGCCGACTGCCCGTCCAAAAACGGCTGCGGCAAGGATTGTGAGGACTGCCGCAAGAAATAAGACTCACTGCACACTCTATATATATGCTTGATGCGCTCCGGAAGACTTCCGGAGCGCTCTTCGTTGCCCGCCAGCCGGCTCTCCGCCGTCATCCAAACGCAGGACGTGCGTCATGTCCCGTTCAACAAAAACGTCATCTCGGCGCCCTGAACGAAGCGAAGGGCGGTAAGAGATCCCCTTCGATAGGACCGCGAGCCCTGGCTACGGACCGGCTCAACGGGACAAAACATACTTACCCCCGGCGG from Abditibacteriota bacterium encodes the following:
- a CDS encoding FeoB-associated Cys-rich membrane protein, with the protein product MQLLKELLPTLLPLAILLLCVILAVISVVKNKKKGGGCGCGCADCPSKNGCGKDCEDCRKK